One Micromonas commoda chromosome 7, complete sequence genomic window carries:
- a CDS encoding predicted protein translates to MARSPLTRAIGGSDREKRLAKGNLARWLPNSVAEAERKIVDGWMKQFGKAQELPRQRVTQFSRWFDSFEAPVAGSAGVPGRRHLSPTFRMGVEVPGQYDALRGPPDVATHAQIVGFEPEVDLFRSKQFPKKLVARGSDGREYPFVAKGSEDLRQDDRIERLFRAMDALLLAHPGSRHRGLTVRTFHVAPLSARCGLLEFVGGTTPMLEAVRGSTKDGNNCVKEHQFWIRAQASAKDKDTGQGQGQKAQNAGVIDPTTGMYRRRVGLVGARYGAQPANGNADFLASMARCPRDDAAFILSHLGRITADAGAAAMVGEGGGSIWDGGGSSSARPNDGSDPIRPAPAARRALAAAAGSPDAFLAMRRRYAATLAAASVCGWVAGVGDRHLQNVLVDLRDGSLVHIDFGYAFGTATAILPIPELTPFRATPAMLGPLAPHDAIETLRGDMAKAMHALRRGSALLRGVMDVFLREPLIDWQREARLQSMKSGRAAAKAESSSIDGGVGGSSSAADLGHHLGVHHLGGQVAMGLSGDEARVVELKVAHAHHKLELGNPCHVTLAQCAPKHEGQAHWAGMRDLVFGGTAGDVRARAGAVCASVEEQVECLLALATDPGVLASGWSGWRPWL, encoded by the coding sequence ATGGCGAGAAGCCCTCTGACGAGAGCCATCGGCGGTTCGGACCGCGAGAAACGCCTCGCCAAGGGCAACCTCGCGAGGTGGCTGCCAaactccgtcgcggaggctgagcgcaAGATCGTCGACGGGTGGATGAAACAGTTCGGCAAGGCTCAGGAGTTGCCCAGGCAGCGCGTCACCCAGTTCTCGCGTTGGTTCGACTCGTTTGaagcccccgtcgccggatcCGCGGGAGTTCCCGGGAGGAGGCACCTGAGTCCGACGTTTCGGATGGGCGTGGAGGTTCCGGGGCAGTACGACGCGCTGAGGGGCCCGCCGGACGTCGCCACGCACGCGCAGATCGTCGGCTTCGAGCCCGAGGTTGATCTCTTCCGCTCAAAGCAGTTTCCAAAAaagctcgtcgcgcggggaagCGACGGCCGCGAGTACCCCTTCGTCGCCAAGGGTTCCGAGGACCTGCGACAGGACGACAGGATCGAACGCCTGTTCCGCGCCATGGACGCGCTGCTACTCGCCCACCCGGGGTCGAGGCACAGGGGTTTGACGGTGCGAACCTTCCACGTCGCTCCTCTGTCCGCCAGGTGCGGTTTGCTGGAATTCGTCGGGGGAACCACGCCGATGCTCGAAGCCGTGCGCGGCTCGACCAAGGACGGTAACAACTGCGTGAAGGAGCACCAGTTCTGGATCCGCGCGCAGGCCTCCGCCAAGGACAAAGACACCGGACAAGGGCAGGGACAAAAAGCGCAAAACGCGGGCGTCATCGATCCAACGACTGGCATGTACAGGCGTCGTGTCGGCCTCGTGGGCGCCAGGTACGGCGCGCAGCCGGCCAACGGCAACGCGGATTTCCTCGCGTCCATGGCGCGGTGCccgagggacgacgcggcgttcATACTGTCGCACCTGGGGCGGAtaaccgcggacgcgggggcggcggcgatggttGGGGAGGGAGGCGGGTCCATTTGGGACGGTGGCGGTTCGAGTTCCGCCCGTCCAAACGACGGTTCGGATCCGATCCgtccggcgcccgcggcgagaagggcgctggcggcggctgcgggtTCCCCCGACGCTTTTCTCGCGATGCGTCGAAGGTACGCGGCGACCCTCGCCGCTGCCAGCGTGTGCGGCTGGGTCGCCGGGGTGGGGGATAGGCACCTGCAGAACGTGTTGGTGGACCTCAGGGACGGGTCGCTGGTTCACATAGACTTTGGGTACGCGTtcggcacggcgacggcgattcTGCCCATCCCCGAGCTCACGCCGTTTCGGGCCACGCCGGCGATGCTCgggccgctcgcgccccacgacgcgatcgagacCCTTCGCGGCGACATGGCCAAGGCGATGCACGCGCTGCGCCGGGGGTCCGCGCTGTTACGCGGCGTCATGGACGTTTTCCTGAGGGAGCCGCTCATAGACTGGCAGCGGGAGGCGCGGTTGCAGTCGATGAAATCGGgccgagccgcggcgaaggcggagtCATCGTCCAtagacggcggcgtcggcggctcgtcatccgccgcggacctcggtCATCATCTCGGGGTTCATCATCTCGGGGGCCAGGTCGCGATGGGTctcagcggcgacgaggcgagggtcGTGGAGCTGAAGGTGGCGCACGCCCACCAcaagctcgagctcgggaACCCGTGCCacgtcaccctcgcgcaGTGCGCGCCCAAGCACGAGGGTCAGGCGCACTGGGCGGGGATGCGCGACCTCGTCTTCGGCGGCACGGCTGGCGACgtgagggcgcgcgcgggtgcggtcTGCGCGTCGGTCGAGGAGCAGGTCGAGTGCCTGTTGGCGCTCGCGACCGACCCGGGGGTGCTCGCGAGCGGCTGGTCCGGGTGGAGGCCTTGGCTGTGA
- a CDS encoding mitochondrial protein translocase (putative TIM50), producing the protein MFTRVAARALAGTLLGSGARVAQLSRGTSMGGETAPATAAAIARRSLQRRGLSTESASKAGAEEQGVMATVVDTVSTMGTAVGCLVGATIGVSYYTHSTKQLEEALEKGEHVPGALKDTPLKQALDYAFGHLLEFRQWADGLRHQYLDPVSDKLLPDHPPNAVYIPHTLVLDLDECLIKSDWRRERGWRTFKRPGAGDFIKHMAQFYEVIVFSDQTSMYVDPILERLDPQRFLAGRLAREANQYVDGEYLRDLTKLNRDVGMVLYITARPKTSMQQENVVQISPYIVDSEGRTAGGDGPDTTLLDLMPFLESIVRLNVKDVREVLASYKQEQEATGKSVPEIFRSRQYRFQKQQRQKTVTKPAFSRGW; encoded by the coding sequence ATGTTCACGCGGGTGGCGGCTCGGGCGCTGGCGGGGACCCTGCTCGGctcgggcgctcgcgtcgcgcagctTTCGAGAGGAACGTCGATGGGCGGCGAAACggcgcccgccaccgcggccgcgatcgCTCGTCGATCCCTTCAGCGCCGAGGGTTATCGACAGAATCCGCGTCCAAggccggcgcggaggagcaggGCGTCATGgccaccgtcgtcgacaCCGTATCGACAATGGGAACTGCCGTGGGatgcctcgtcggcgcgaccaTCGGGGTGTCCTACTACACCCACTCGACGAAgcagctggaggaggcgttgGAGAAGGGCGAGCACGTGCCGGGCGCGCTCAAGGACACCCCGTTGAAGCAGGCCTTGGACTACGCCTTCGGACATCTCCTGGAGTTCCGCCAGTGGGCCGACGGCCTCAGGCACCAGTACCTCGACCCCGTCAGCGACAAGCTCCTCCCCGATCATCCCCCCAACGCGGTGTACATTCCGCACACCCTGGTGCTGGACCTGGACGAGTGCCTCATCAAGAGCGATTGGCGCAGGGAGCGCGGGTGGAGGACGTTCAAAcggcccggcgcgggcgacttCATCAAGCACATGGCGCAGTTTTACGAGGTCATCGTGTTCAGCGATCAGACCTCGATGTACGTTGACCCCATCTTAGAGCGGCTGGATCCGCAGAGGTTCCTCGCCGGGCGcctggcgagggaggcgaatCAGTACGTGGACGGCGAGTACCTTCGCGACCTGACGAAGCTCAACAGGGACGTGGGGATGGTCCTCTACATAACCGCCAGGCCGAAGACGTCGATGCAGCAGGAGAACGTGGTGCAGATCAGTCCTTACATCGTCGACAGCGAGGGGCGcacggcgggcggcgacgggccggACACGACGCTGCTGGACCTGATGCCGTTTCTCGAGAGCATCGTGAGGCTGAACGTGAAGGACGTGAGGGAGGTGCTCGCGTCTTACAAGCAGGAGCAGGAGGCGACGGGAAAGAGCGTGCCGGAGATATTCAGGTCCAGGCAGTACAGGTTTCAGAAGCAGCAGAGGCAGAAGACGGTGACCAAGCCGGCGTTTTCGAGGGGGTGGTAA
- a CDS encoding predicted protein has protein sequence MAPSIAGYTWHDAYNFAIVNPGQASGAILLAWPLFIAFAAVCVVLSPLVFPGAMLVAYVLNKRGAQPVEKPRPKAVAAGQGASYAEMYPEVQPKANLPPVPKYAKWVDPVKPTAAFDQINKIMKERIMVIDGAMGTAVQKYKLSEDDFRGERYKNHTHDLKGNNDVLVITRPDVIEEIHTAYLAAGADIIETNTFNSTMISQADYELDKKEEVYLLNKTAAQLAKKCCVEFTKKNPAKPRFAAGAVGPTNKTLSVSPSVENPAFRGCTYDEIVEAYYEQVEALIDGGVDVLLVETIFDTLNAKAAMFAIDMYFEKWGQKIPVFVSGTIVDNSGRTLSGQTNEAFWNSMSHSKPIAIGLNCALGAKDMVPYIENLSRVADCWVFCYPNAGLPNAMGGYDQKGAEMAEDCRVFPEKGLINAIGGCCGTTDEHIKCLADMVATYKPRERHDVPDIMRLSGLEPFNYAPNEKDYRKTFINLGERCNVAGSTIFKKAIVDGNYEKALAIALKQVENGAHVIDVNMDDGLIDGESAMTKFVNLMVSEPDVAKVPFMIDSSKFHVVEAGLKCSQGKCIMNSISLKGGEEEFLNQAKIVKRHGAAVVVMAFDEEGQAATEAEKVRICCRAYKLLVEKVGFNPQDIIFDPNILTIGTGMEEHNNYGVDFINATREIKRLCPGCKISGGVSNLAFSFRGNEPVRRAFHSAFLYHACKAGMDMGIVNAAQVEEDVYEKIDKELLEYVEDVLLNRCTNATERMLEFAATLDPKSKPTALRKKGAEGGAGAAKKDDAKAWRNQTVGKRLEHALVKGIDEFCIADTEECRTNGDYKTPLEIIEGPLMDGMNVVGDLFGAGKMFLPQVIKSARVMKKSVGHLIPFMEEEKRLNGGSGEASNAGVFLIATVKGDVHDIGKNIVAVVLGCNNFKVIDIGVMCPKDKIIDALKEHNADICGLSGLITPSLDEMVDMAKAMEAEGMKIPLLIGGATTSKMHTAVKLAPNYSGGVVHVLDASRAVPVAQTLMDQNKRGEYLDDINETYAEMREEFYAGLEDRKYLTLGQARDTAAKCAVDFKSKEHTPVTPQFTGVKALVDVPIADVIDYIDWNPFFQVWQLRGRYPNRGYPKIFNDETVGAEAKKLYEEAQRMLKSIMDNKRLKLNGIIGFYPANSVGDDIEVYADESRTTKTHTFHTLRQQAEKDVDEPYMALSDFIAPKDSGVKDYLGMFVATAGIGLHELTAEFKAANDDYSYIMAEALADRLAEAFAELMHEKVRKEHWGYAKDEKFNCEDLLKVKYQGIRPAPGYPSQPDHTEKATMWDLMKVQEEIGVELTESFAMLPSASVSGLYFAGKCSQYFNVGKITADQVKEYADRKGQDFKTAEKWLSPILSYEP, from the exons atggcgccgtcgatcgccggTTACACCTGGCACGACGCCTACAACTTCGCCATTGTGAACCCCGGGCAGGCGTCCGGGGCGATTCTCCTGGCATGGCCCCTCTTCatcgccttcgcggcggtgtgcgTGGTGCTCTCTCCGCTCGTGTTTCCCGGCGCGATGTTGGTGGCCTACGTCCTCAACAAGCGCGGAGCCCAGCCGGTGGAGAAGCCCAGGCCCAAGGCTGTCGCCGCGGGCCAGGGCGCCTCCTACGCGGAGATGTACCCCGAGGTCCAGCCCAAGGCTAACCTTC CCCCCGTGCCCAAGTACGCCAAGTGGGTCGACCCCGTCaagcccaccgccgccttcgaccAGATCAACAAGATCATGAAGGAGCGCATCATGGTGATTGACGGCGCCATGGGCACCGCCGTGCAGAAGTACAAGCTCAGCGAGGATGACTTCCGCGGCGAGAGGTACAAGAACCACACGCACGACCTCAAGGGCAACAACGACGTGCTCGTGATCACGCGCCCCGACGTGATCGAGGAGATCCACACCGcgtacctcgcggcgggcgcggacatcATCGAGACGAACACCTTCAACTCTACCATGATCTCGCAGGCTGACTACGAGCTcgacaagaaggaggaggtgtACCTGCTCAACAAGACCGCCGCCCAGCTCGCGAAGAAGTGCTGCGTGGAGTTCACGAAGAAGAACCCCGCCAAGCcccgcttcgcggcgggtgcggtcGGCCCCACCAACAAGACCCTGTCGGTGTCTCCCTCTGTGGAGAACCCTGCGTTCCGCGGTTGCACCTACGACGAGATCGTGGAGGCGTACTACGAGCAGGTTGAGGCTCTGATTgacggtggcgtcgacgtgctgCTCGTGGAGACCATCTTCGACACCCTCAACGCGAAGGCTGCGATGTTTGCCATCGACATGTACTTCGAGAAGTGGGGCCAGAAGATCCCTGTGTTTGTGTCCGGCACCATTGTCGACAACTCCGGCCGCACCCTGTCCGGCCAGACCAACGAGGCGTTCTGGAACTCCATGAGCCACTCCAAGCCCATCGCGATCGGTCTGAACTGCGCGCTCGGTGCCAAGGACATGGTCCCGTACATCGAGAACCTGTCCCGTGTCGCTGACTGCTGGGTGTTCTGCTACCCCAACGCCGGTCTGCCCAATGCCATGGGTGGCTACGACCAGAAGGGTGCTGAGATGGCTGAGGACTGCCGTGTCTTCCCCGAGAAGGGACTTATCAATGCTATCGGTGGCTGCTGCGGCACCACCGACGAGCACATCAAGTGCCTGGCGGACATGGTGGCGACTTACAAGCCCCGCGAGAGGCACGATGTCCCTGACATCATGCGCCTCTCAGGCCTCGAGCCCTTCAACTATGCACCGAACGAGAAGGACTACCGCAAGACGTTCATCAACCTTGGTGAGCGCTGCAACGTGGCTGGCTCCACTATCTTCAAGAAggccatcgtcgacggcaaCTACGAGAAGGCGCTGGCGATCGCCCTCAAGCAAGTGGAGAACGGCGCCCACGTCATTGATGTCAACATGGATGACGGCCTCATCGACGGTGAGTCCGCTATGACCAAGTTTGTCAACTTGATGGTGTCCGAGCCCGATGTTGCCAAGGTGCCCTTCATGATTGACTCATCCAAGTTCCACGTCGTGGAGGCTGGCCTGAAGTGCAGCCAGGGCAAGTGCATCATGAACTCGATCTCCCTCAAGGGTGGCGAGGAGGAGTTCCTCAACCAGGCGAAGATTGTCAagcgccacggcgccgcggttgtGGTGATGgccttcgacgaggagggccaGGCCGCAACCGAGGCCGAGAAGGTGCGCATCTGCTGCCGTGCGTACAAGCTTCTGGTGGAGAAGGTGGGCTTCAACCCCCAGGACATCATCTTCGATCCCAACATTCTCACCATTGGCACTGGCATGGAGGAGCACAACAACTACGGTGTCGACTTCATCAACGCCACCCGCGAGATCAAGCGGCTGTGCCCTGGATGCAAGATCTCTGGCGGCGTGTCGAACCTCGCGTTCTCCTTCCGCGGCAACGAgcccgtgcgccgcgcgttccacTCGGCGTTCCTGTACCACGCCTGCAAGGCTGGCATGGACATGGGCATCGTGAACGCGGCTcaggtcgaggaggacgtctaCGAGAAGATTGACAAGGAGCTCCTTGAGTACGTTGAGGACGTCCTCCTGAACCGGTGCACCAACGCTACCGAGCGCATGCTCGAGTTCGCCGCCACCCTTGATCCCAAGTCCAAGCCCACCGCGCTCCGGAAgaagggtgccgagggtggcgccggcgctgCCAAGAAGGATGACGCCAAGGCGTGGCGCAACCAGACCGTCGGCAAGCGCCTCGAGCACGCGCTCGTCAAGGGCATCGACGAGTTCTGCATCGCCGACACCGAGGAGTGCCGCACCAATGGCGACTACAAGACCCCGCTGGAGATCATCGAGGGTCCCCTCATGGACGGCAtgaacgtcgtcggcgacctcTTCGGCGCCGGTAAGATGTTCCTGCCCCAGGTCATCAAGTCGGCCCGCGTGATGAAGAAGTCCGTGGGCCACCTGATTCCCTtcatggaggaggagaagaggctcaacggcggcagcggcgaggCGTCCAACGCGGGCGTGTTCCTCATCGCCACGGTCAAGGGTGACGTGCACGACATTGGCAAAAACAttgtcgccgtcgtgctTGGCTGCAACAACTTCAAGGTTATCGACATCGGCGTCATGTGCCCCAAGGACAAGATCATCGATGCCCTCAAGGAGCACAACGCGGACATCTGCGGCCTCTCCGGCCTCATCACCCCGTCTCTCGACGAGATGGTGGACATGGCAAAGGCTATGGAGGCTGAGGGCATGAAGATTCCCCtcctcatcggcggcgccaccacCTCCAAGATGCACACCGCGGTTAAGCTCGCGCCCAACTACTCTGGCGGCGTGgtccacgtcctcgacgcttcccgcgccgttcccgtGGCTCAGACCCTCATGGACCAGAACAAGCGCGGCGAGTACCTCGACGACATCAACGAGACGTACGCGGAGATGCGCGAGGAGTTTTACGCGGGCCTCGAGGATCGCAAGTACCTCACCCTCGGCCAGGCTCGCGATACCGCGGCGAAGTGCGCAGTGGACTTTAAGTCCAAGGAGCACACCCCGGTGACTCCCCAGTTCACCGGCGTGAAGGCTCTCGTGGACGTGCCCATCGCGGACGTGATCGACTACATCGATTGGAACCCCTTCTTTCAGGTTTGGCAGCTCCGCGGGCGCTACCCCAACCGCGGCTACCCCAAGATTTTCAACGACGAAACcgtgggcgccgaggcgaagaagctcTACGAGGAGGCGCAGCGCATGCTCAAGTCCATCATGGACAACAAGCGGCTGAAGCTCAACGGCATCATCGGCTTCTACCCCGCCAactccgtcggcgacgacatcgagGTGTACGCGGACGAGTCCAGGACGACAAAGACGCACACTTTCCACACCCTCCGCCAGCAGGCTGAGaaggacgtggacgagccCTACATGGCGCTCTCCGACTTTATCGCTCCCAAGGACAGCGGCGTGAAGGATTACCTCGGCATgttcgtcgccaccgcgggtaTCGGCCTCCacgagctcaccgccgagTTCAAGGCTGCCAACGACGACTACTCCTACATcatggcggaggcgctggcggatcGCCTTGCCGAGGCTTTCGCCGAGCTCATGCACGAGAAGGTGAGGAAGGAGCACTGGGGATACGCCAAGGATGAGAAATTCAACTGCGAGGACCTGCTCAAGGTCAAGTACCAGGGcatccgccccgcgccgggttACCCGTCCCAGCCCGATCACACCGAGAAGGCTACGATGTGGGATCTCATGAAGGTGCAGGAGGAGATTGGGGTGGAGCTCACCGAATCGTTTGCAATGCTtccctccgcctccgtctctGGCCTCTACTTTGCGGGCAAGTGCTCCCAGTACTTCAACGTCGGCAAGATCACCGCGGATCAGGTCAAGGAGTACGCGGACCGCAAGGGCCAGGACTTCAAGACGGCGGAGAAGTGGCTCTCGCCCATCCTCAGCTACGAGCCGTAA
- a CDS encoding predicted protein, which translates to MSREICKYYMHGACNKGAACRFSHDIQAPKSTVCTYYLAGNCSYGDKCRYDHVRPAGIQGPPAGLNRPAPPMTVPRPNVGGNISAGAREFVPLNAMMGGMSVGGARPYHPSAQAPAWQPAPPGGAYPPQGGGDEQDDWGYEDEDGNWVSFNEGSGKEEVEFLKSQLPSEDDFLDGLGADTGPHREEQDGGGDEWGYYDDAGNWVGFGGEVDSYLHAQQGGAYGGQVR; encoded by the exons ATGAGCCGTGAGATCTGCAAGTACTACATGCACGGGGCGTGCAAcaagggcgccgcgtgccGGTTCAGCCACGACATTCAAGCGCCCAAGTCGACGGTGTGCACCTACTACCTCGCGGGCAACTGCTCGTACGGGGATAAGTGCAGGTACGATCACGTGCGACCCGCGGGAATCCAGGGCCCACCCGCGGGCCTGAaccgaccggcgccgcccatgACCGTGCCCCGCCCCAACGTGGGAGGCAACatcagcgcgggcgcgcgagagTTCGTCCCCCTGAACGCCATGATGGGAGGCATGAGCGTCGGAGGGGCCAGGCCCTATCACCCTTCCGCGCAGGCTCCCGCGTGGCAGCCGGCGCCCCCCGGGGGCGCGTACCCTCcacagggcggcggcgacgagcaggaTGACTGGGGatacgaggacgaggacggcaaCTGGGTGTCCTTCAACGAGGGTTCCGGCAAGGAGGAGGTCGAGTTTCTCAAGAGCCAGCTGCCGAGCGAGGACGACTTTCTCGACGGCCTGGGCGCGGACACCGGGCCTCACCGCGAGGAacaggacggcggcggcgacgagtggGGTTactacgacgacgccg GCAACTGGGTCGGATTCGGCGGAGAGGTTGATTCTTATCTGCACGCGCAGCAGGGAGGAGCATACGGCGGACAGGTCAGATGA
- a CDS encoding predicted protein: MDRRPPGPVFRAGGAIVPDAAGTGYATSASVDGAGVGGGGSGGSGDGAEGRRGVSVQPRRRAGTNKVPNLVPRSARGKPTRAAPKIGADNVGFRMLKKAGWTEGTGLGKDREGPVEPLGAWAKADRKGVGHEAGAGHVVGDPDAKGGKPKAKAEDAIDVDVGPVMSKEQMAAHVAKERRDKGIAAYIGRLFKEEEPTADMNPLLRNKRKRRGRDAGDDGGMSANNPLRGLF, encoded by the coding sequence ATGGACCGACGACCGCCCGGCCCGGTGTTCCGGGCCGGGGGTGCCatcgtccccgacgccgcggggaccgGATACGCaacgtccgcgtccgtcgatgGGGCCGgggtcgggggcgggggttCCGGGGGTTCCGGGGACGGAGccgaggggcggcgcggcgtgtcGGTccagcctcgacggcgagctggtACTAACAAAGTCCCCAACCTCGTCCCTCGTAGCGCCCGGGGCAAGCCCaccagggcggcgccgaagatCGGCGCCGATAACGTCGGGTTCCGCATGCTCAAGAAAGCCGGATGGACCGAGGGCACCGGCCTGGGAAAGGACCGAGAGGGCCCCGTCGAGCCCCTCGGGGCGTGGGCCAAGGCTGACCGCAAGGGCGTTGGACACgaagccggcgcggggcacgTGGTGGGCGATCCCGACGCCAAGGGGGGGAAACCCAAGGCAAAGGCCGaggacgcgatcgacgttGACGTTGGACCGGTCATGTCCAAGGAGCAGAtggcggcgcacgtcgccaaGGAGCGGAGGGACAAGGGGATAGCGGCGTACATTGGGCGGTTgttcaaggaggaggagccgacGGCGGATATGAACCCGCTGCTCCGAAACAAACGGAAgagacgcgggcgagacgcgggcgacgacggaggcaTGTCCGCGAACAACCCGCTGCGAGGCTTGTTCTGA
- a CDS encoding predicted protein: MLRCASGRDVAAVCSRLMWDASERMSRDASASEAAPSSRLRSALASSCAELCSCLHSIAAARGRSARGARRAAEDSCAAGEVPDPTATARPQLGTSMFPPKTRQRERELVATWHALERLQSRKRAGGDVAGSMSAVGASASSGVSHERLAWRARVAGVASTSARRALVRPPGGPRRRTNNGTRTPVGEGASRPRTRRREVDSDTRGDKLFNAFESNVNALLRLVRDTTGARASPSFVRGLIENTLTDITRRRVSVATLRLYPDGVVIEGLAIGENLTVDKLLVRAKLQPLLDVMGEWQTATEGTPAPEIYIDSVRCRGVRCVDTYFDGIRDAFDLYVHAPGAIVIQSLKLYDLSFDIAPHESFEGRDVAPNRRLLRLAALALGTEDAPVDSREPVSSLAGCMSKLLEPGRAAIEAGVDVRRAEARAAGRSFDEGTSYGDAKSERTYYPGTKILKTMTATKPRRKPAENRDPFAALRGFVPPAVMDTVDANLRQYAPEVIAGLNASQAVIESIGPMVLTDVAAVAAKGAELARAADLAGITRVGSSGEVLLDVSVVSALVAAGLTDRRWVADGGKLMVKLVESGVGAVLLEKAELLRVLAERRLITRLLDLELMDALLDRPEMTKEMFRSGVVKGVLTNGVLEALLAAGKEDVVCGLLRSGMLEILMDTGLLPRMMTYERDPGESVVPPTGSVDLSVDEG; the protein is encoded by the coding sequence ATGCTCCGCTGCGCGTCCGGcagggacgtcgccgcggtctgCAGTCGCCTGATgtgggacgcgagcgagaggATGAGCCGCGATGCGTCGGCTTCGGaagccgcgccgagctcgaggctgcggagcGCCTTGGCATCCTCCTGCGCGGAGTTGTGTAGCTGCCTGCACTCCATCGCCGCTGCCCGCGGACGGTCCGctcggggcgcgaggcgcgcggcggaggattcgtgcgcggcgggggaggtgCCCGACCCTACGGCCACGGCTCGGCCACAGCTCGGCACCTCGATGTTCCCCCCGAAAACTCGACAGCGCGAACGGGAACTCGTCGCCACGTGGCATGCATTGGAGCGTCTCCAGTCGCggaagcgcgcgggcggcgacgtggcggGGTCGATGAGCGCGGTCGGGGCGTCCGCATCGTCGGGAGTATCGCACGAGCGActcgcgtggcgcgcgagggtcgccggcgtcgcgtccacctccgcgcggcgcgccctcgttcgTCCACCAGGCGGGCCACGTCGTCGCACGAACAACGGCACTCGGACCCCCGTGGGGGAAGGAGCGTCGAGGCCCcggactcgtcgccgcgaggtcgacaGCGACACCCGCGGCGATAAGCTGTTCAACGCGTTCGAGAGCAACGTCAACGCGCTCCTTCGGCTCGTCAGGGACACGACAGGAGCCAGGGCGTCTCCCTCCTTCGTCCGCGGGCTCATCGAGAACACCCTCACGGACATAACGAGACGGCGAGTGTCGGTGGCCACGTTGAGGCTCtaccccgacggcgtcgtgatCGAGGGCCTGGCGATCGGCGAAAACCTCACCGTGGATAAGCTTCTGGTGCGAGCCAAGCTCCAACCCCTGCTGGACGTCATGGGGGAGTGGCAGACCGCCACGGAGGGCacacccgcgccggagatTTACATCGATTCGGTGCGAtgccgcggcgtgcgttgCGTGGACACGTACTTCGACGGCATacgcgacgccttcgacctctacgtccacgcgccgggcgccatCGTCATACAGTCCCTGAAGCTCTACGACCTATCCTTCGACATCGCCCCTCACGAGTCGTTCGAGGGcagggacgtcgcgcccaACAGGAGGCTCCTTCGACTCGCAGCGTTGGCTCTGGGAACCGAAGATGCGCCGGTGGATTCCAGGGAGCCGgtgtcgtcgctcgcggggtGCATGTCGAAGCTCCTGgagccggggcgggcggcgatcgaggctGGGGTGGACGTGCGCAGGgcggaggctcgcgccgcgggacgGTCGTTCGACGAGGGCACGAGctacggcgacgcgaagagcGAACGTACGTACTACCCGGGGACGAAGATTTTGAAGACGATGACGGCTACTAAGCCGAGGCGGAAACCGGCGGAGAACAGggacccgttcgcggcgcttcgcgggttcgttccccccgcgGTGATGGACACGGTGGATGCGAACCTGAGGCAGTACGCCCCGGAGGTCATAGCGGGTCTGAACGCGTCGCAGGCTGTGATCGAATCGATCGGCCCGATGGTCCTtacggacgtcgccgcggtggctgcCAAGGGAGCGGagctggcgcgcgccgcggacctcgccgggATCACGCGCGTGGGGTCGTCCGGGGAGGTGCTCCTCGACGTGTCCGTGGTGTCCGCCctggtcgcggcgggtctgACGGACAGGCGGTGGGTGGCGGACGGGGGTAAGCTCATGGTGAAGCTGGTGGAGTCCGGGGTGGGCGCGGTGCTGTTGGAGAAAGCCGAGCTGTTGAGggtgctcgccgagcggAGGCTCATCACCCGGCTGCTCGACCTCGAGCTCATGGACGCGCTTCTCGATCGTCCGGAGATGACCAAGGAGATGTTCCGGAGCGGGGTGGTGAAAGGCGTGCTCACcaacggcgtcctcgaggcgctgctGGCGGCTGGGAAGGAGGACGTCGTCTGCGGCTTGTTGCGGTCGGGGATGCTGGAGATTCTGATGGACACGGGCCTGCTGCCGCGAATGATGACGTACGAGAGGGATCCGGGGGAGAGTGTCGTGCCGCCGACCGGGTCCGTGGACCTCAGCGTGGACGAGGgctga